From Oscillospiraceae bacterium CM, a single genomic window includes:
- a CDS encoding response regulator transcription factor translates to MNIVIVDDDRLVGISLKTIIEAEAGFTVAAVGTSGEDAVTLYDSVKPDILLMDIRMDTMTGLDAGALILKAHPEAKILYLTTFSDDDYIIKALKIGARGYLLKQDFECIVPALKAVYTGQSVFGEDIVARLPGLLTQTKKTDLAEFGLTDKETEIIALIAEGLSNREIAAALYLSEGTVRNAVSVIMDKLGFKRRTQLAIFYYKNARG, encoded by the coding sequence ATGAACATTGTGATCGTTGACGACGACAGGCTTGTCGGTATTTCCCTGAAAACAATTATTGAGGCCGAGGCTGGATTCACCGTTGCCGCTGTCGGCACAAGCGGTGAAGACGCCGTCACCCTGTACGACAGCGTGAAACCCGATATTCTCCTCATGGACATCCGCATGGACACGATGACAGGGCTCGACGCGGGCGCGCTAATCCTGAAAGCGCACCCGGAGGCAAAAATTCTCTATCTCACAACGTTTTCGGATGATGACTATATTATCAAAGCCCTGAAGATCGGCGCGCGCGGTTATCTGCTCAAGCAGGATTTTGAGTGTATTGTCCCGGCGCTGAAAGCGGTATACACCGGGCAGAGCGTTTTCGGCGAGGATATTGTTGCAAGGCTCCCCGGCCTGCTCACCCAGACGAAGAAAACAGACCTTGCCGAATTCGGCCTCACCGACAAGGAGACGGAAATAATCGCCCTCATCGCCGAGGGCCTTTCTAACCGCGAAATTGCCGCCGCTCTATATTTAAGCGAGGGCACCGTCCGTAACGCGGTCAGCGTTATTATGGATAAGCTCGGCTTCAAGCGCCGGACGCAGCTGGCGATCTTTTATTATAAAAACGCCCGGGGGTAG